A stretch of the Mycobacteroides immunogenum genome encodes the following:
- a CDS encoding DUF6159 family protein produces MASFNALSTALSTSWDIFKTSTRLVRRRKTLLLFHIAGAATLAVFIVVLIILGLLLPPNIDKTSPQFVRSALAFDYVVLLYLVMFWQTALISQVTAILNGEPLSFARGFSAAYQDRKRLLPWVLIDAAITWGFGVIDERLYVGNLVHVLFIGRFLELMWRALSFQVLPTIILREVGAVAATKACIGTLRRMLAKNILAQLGLRIFILILVLPGVGLLFAAAAAGNGVLSGVLGLSGGLWIAAAVLYGVTITGIYQTVLYRSAEASNHA; encoded by the coding sequence GTGGCTTCTTTCAACGCGCTATCGACCGCGCTATCGACATCGTGGGACATTTTCAAGACATCGACACGTCTTGTGCGCCGGCGTAAAACGCTGCTGCTCTTCCACATCGCGGGCGCGGCCACCTTGGCCGTGTTCATTGTCGTCCTGATAATTCTGGGCTTACTGCTGCCCCCGAATATCGACAAGACCTCACCGCAGTTCGTGCGAAGCGCGCTGGCATTCGACTATGTCGTCCTGCTGTACCTCGTGATGTTCTGGCAGACGGCCCTCATCTCGCAGGTGACCGCGATATTGAATGGTGAGCCACTGAGCTTCGCCCGCGGTTTCTCCGCCGCCTACCAGGACCGCAAACGGCTGCTTCCCTGGGTTCTCATCGACGCCGCGATCACCTGGGGTTTCGGTGTCATCGATGAGAGGCTGTATGTCGGCAACCTGGTCCACGTACTTTTCATCGGACGGTTCCTGGAACTGATGTGGCGTGCGCTCTCGTTTCAGGTGCTGCCGACAATCATCCTGCGGGAAGTCGGTGCCGTGGCGGCCACAAAAGCCTGCATCGGGACGCTGCGACGCATGCTGGCCAAGAACATCCTCGCCCAGCTCGGCCTACGAATCTTCATCCTCATACTGGTGCTGCCCGGCGTCGGCCTGCTCTTCGCCGCCGCGGCGGCGGGAAATGGCGTGCTGTCCGGGGTACTGGGGCTGTCCGGAGGGCTATGGATCGCGGCCGCGGTGCTCTACGGCGTGACCATCACCGGGATTTACCAAACAGTGCTGTACCGAAGCGCGGAGGCGTCAAACCACGCCTAG
- a CDS encoding phosphatidate cytidylyltransferase, whose product MGDTDAAPAPGSNPAPPSGAKSRAGRNLPAAIGVGVALAALIIFSLLYQKEIWVGIISVFLGIAMWEVTKRLRQADISVPFIPLFFGGQAMIWLTWPWGTAGSLGAFAATVVVCMIWRLLSQGLGSQPVNYLRDVAITVFVAAWIPLFASFGALLVYPHNGAEQVFCLMLGVTFSDIGGYAAGVLFGKHPMAPAISPKKSWEGLAGSLLVGTTASTLAVTFLLGHHPFVGIALGVMLVITGTLGDLVESQVKRDLGIKDMGTLLPGHGGIMDRLDSLLPSAVATWIVLTLFI is encoded by the coding sequence ATGGGAGATACCGACGCGGCTCCGGCCCCCGGCAGCAACCCCGCACCCCCCTCGGGTGCGAAGTCCCGGGCTGGACGCAACCTTCCGGCGGCCATCGGCGTCGGCGTCGCGCTCGCGGCATTGATCATTTTCTCGTTGCTGTACCAGAAAGAGATCTGGGTCGGCATCATCTCGGTCTTCCTCGGGATCGCGATGTGGGAGGTGACCAAGCGGCTGCGCCAGGCCGATATCTCGGTCCCCTTCATCCCGCTGTTCTTCGGCGGTCAGGCCATGATCTGGCTGACCTGGCCGTGGGGCACCGCGGGATCGCTCGGTGCCTTCGCCGCGACCGTGGTGGTCTGCATGATCTGGCGGCTGTTGAGCCAGGGGCTGGGCAGCCAGCCGGTGAACTACCTGCGTGATGTCGCGATCACGGTCTTTGTGGCGGCCTGGATCCCGTTGTTCGCATCCTTCGGTGCCCTCCTGGTGTATCCGCACAACGGCGCCGAGCAGGTGTTCTGTCTGATGCTGGGGGTCACGTTCTCCGATATCGGCGGCTATGCGGCAGGGGTGCTGTTCGGCAAGCACCCGATGGCGCCTGCGATCAGCCCCAAGAAATCTTGGGAAGGCCTGGCCGGATCACTGTTGGTGGGCACCACCGCCTCGACCCTGGCGGTGACGTTCTTGCTCGGGCATCACCCATTCGTCGGTATCGCCCTTGGCGTGATGCTCGTGATCACCGGCACCCTGGGTGATCTGGTGGAGTCACAGGTCAAGCGGGACTTGGGGATCAAGGACATGGGCACGTTACTGCCCGGCCATGGCGGCATCATGGATCGTCTTGATTCCCTGCTGCCGTCGGCGGTCGCCACCTGGATCGTGCTGACGCTGTTCATCTAA
- the frr gene encoding ribosome recycling factor has protein sequence MIDEVLLDAEEKMEKAVTVARDDFATIRTGRANPGMFQRVVIDYYGTPTPITQVAGINVPEARMVVIKPYESTQLKAIEDAIRNSDLGLNPSNDGSIIRVAIPQLTEERRRELVKQAKGKGEDAKVTLRNIRRKANDELNRIKKDGEAGEDEVGRAEKDLDKTTAQYVSQIDELVKHKEGELLEV, from the coding sequence GTGATTGACGAGGTTCTTCTCGATGCCGAGGAGAAGATGGAAAAGGCCGTGACGGTCGCCCGTGACGACTTCGCGACCATCCGGACCGGGCGTGCCAATCCCGGCATGTTCCAGCGGGTCGTCATCGACTATTACGGCACCCCGACCCCGATCACGCAGGTGGCCGGGATCAATGTGCCGGAGGCACGGATGGTCGTGATCAAGCCCTATGAGTCCACCCAGCTCAAGGCCATCGAAGACGCGATTCGCAACTCCGACCTGGGGCTGAACCCGAGCAACGACGGCAGCATCATTCGGGTTGCCATCCCGCAGCTCACCGAGGAACGCCGCCGCGAGCTCGTCAAGCAGGCCAAGGGTAAGGGTGAGGATGCCAAGGTGACCCTGCGCAACATTCGGCGCAAGGCCAACGATGAGCTCAACCGGATCAAGAAGGACGGCGAAGCCGGCGAGGACGAGGTCGGCCGCGCGGAGAAGGATCTGGACAAGACCACGGCTCAGTATGTGAGCCAGATCGATGAGCTGGTGAAACACAAAGAAGGCGAGCTACTGGAGGTCTAG
- the pyrH gene encoding UMP kinase gives MTRDVSRTGYKRVLLKLGGEMFGGGAVGLDPDVVHRVASQIAEVVRSGAEVAVVIGGGNFFRGAQLQQRGMERTRSDYMGMLGTVMNSLALQDFLEKEGIVTRVQTAITMGQVAEPYIPLRARRHLEKGRVVIFGAGMGLPYFSTDTTAAQRALEIGAEVVLMAKAVDGIFTDDPRANPDAEFLPEITHREVIDRGLQVADATAFSLCMDNRMPILVFNLLTEGNIARAVAGEKIGTLVTP, from the coding sequence ATGACGCGCGATGTGAGCCGCACCGGATATAAGCGGGTGCTGCTCAAGCTCGGCGGCGAAATGTTCGGCGGGGGAGCCGTCGGCTTGGACCCTGATGTGGTTCACAGGGTGGCCAGCCAGATCGCTGAAGTAGTGCGCAGTGGCGCCGAGGTCGCTGTCGTGATCGGCGGCGGCAACTTCTTCCGTGGCGCTCAGTTGCAGCAGCGGGGCATGGAACGCACCCGTTCGGACTACATGGGCATGCTCGGCACTGTTATGAACAGCCTTGCGCTGCAAGACTTCCTGGAAAAGGAAGGCATCGTGACGCGCGTGCAGACCGCCATCACCATGGGGCAGGTCGCCGAACCGTACATCCCGCTGCGGGCCAGAAGGCATCTGGAGAAGGGCCGCGTCGTCATCTTCGGCGCCGGCATGGGCCTGCCGTACTTCTCCACCGACACCACTGCCGCACAGCGCGCGCTGGAGATCGGCGCCGAGGTGGTGCTCATGGCCAAGGCGGTCGATGGCATCTTCACCGACGATCCGCGCGCCAACCCTGATGCGGAGTTCCTGCCGGAGATCACGCATCGTGAGGTCATCGACCGCGGCCTGCAGGTGGCCGATGCCACCGCGTTCAGCCTGTGTATGGACAACCGGATGCCGATCCTGGTGTTCAACCTGCTGACGGAAGGGAATATCGCCAGGGCGGTCGCAGGTGAGAAGATCGGAACGCTGGTAACACCGTGA
- the helR gene encoding RNA polymerase recycling motor ATPase HelR, translated as MGKIRLTTHEEELQAEREYIAGLYERLDAERARVKGRYRTALRGPVDQQNGGAMVERDDEVRALARQAQRLDIADDGLCFGRLDAITGEHSYVGRIGLLDEKNDYEPLLIDWRAPAAQAFYIATGAHPENTRRRRQFRTRGRHVDDFTDEILVVDSDGTSDDGDLGGERGSMSDAALLAAVNAPRGNGMRDIVATIQAEQDRIIRLDHPGVLVIEGGPGTGKTVVALHRVAYLLYTQRKRMERHGVLLVGPNAAFLSHISRVLPSLGETNVVFTTAGDLVPGLKVTAEDDAEPARLKGSLRILDVLTAAVADRQRVPENPLPIQLADVTVRIDADIAQWAIEEARASKLPHNEARTVFTDVLTWALTERAIPRIGKGWLTREDRKAWEHLRAELLDELGDHEGFAAALDMLWPMLTPETLLSELYTSPERLRAAGADPVLARGIGDAWTVSDVPLLDELVDLVGRDKAAEEAAERERRAEAEYAAGVLDLMTGREDMMDDEDHLFATDLLGAEDLAERFTERDTRDLVERASADRDWTYGHIVIDEAQELSEMDWRVLMRRCPSRSFTVVGDLAQRRSVAGVTSWDETLRPYVPGRWLYRSLSVNYRTPAEIMAVASALLAEFSPGVQPPESVRSCGTLPWSRQLAEQELSTAIEEFIRDEEGREGTSVVIGPPGVPGTVPASETKGLEFDAVLVVEPERILADGPRGAAELYVALTRATQRLGVLHVAPLPRSFAGLTESTTGPGPDHRVVPTSVAQ; from the coding sequence ATGGGGAAAATTCGGTTGACGACGCATGAAGAGGAATTGCAGGCCGAGCGGGAGTACATCGCTGGACTGTATGAGCGGCTGGACGCCGAACGCGCACGCGTGAAGGGCCGATACCGCACCGCGCTGCGCGGGCCCGTCGATCAGCAGAACGGTGGCGCCATGGTTGAGCGCGACGATGAAGTTCGCGCGCTGGCCAGACAGGCTCAACGCCTGGACATCGCCGACGACGGGCTGTGCTTCGGCAGGCTGGACGCCATCACCGGGGAACACTCGTATGTCGGACGCATCGGGCTGCTCGACGAGAAGAACGATTACGAGCCGCTGTTGATCGATTGGCGTGCGCCCGCGGCCCAAGCGTTCTACATCGCCACCGGTGCTCATCCGGAAAACACGCGGCGCCGACGTCAATTCCGGACCCGGGGACGCCATGTCGACGACTTCACCGACGAAATCCTTGTGGTCGACTCAGATGGCACTTCCGATGACGGAGATCTCGGCGGGGAACGCGGGAGCATGAGTGATGCGGCGTTGCTGGCCGCTGTCAACGCGCCGCGTGGCAACGGGATGCGCGACATCGTGGCGACCATCCAGGCCGAACAGGATCGCATCATCCGTCTTGACCATCCGGGTGTACTGGTGATCGAGGGTGGCCCGGGTACGGGCAAGACGGTGGTGGCGTTGCACCGGGTTGCCTATCTGCTGTACACACAGCGCAAGCGGATGGAACGCCATGGGGTGTTGTTGGTCGGACCGAATGCGGCCTTCCTGAGCCATATTTCACGGGTGCTGCCCTCGTTGGGTGAGACGAATGTGGTGTTCACCACGGCGGGTGATCTGGTGCCGGGGCTGAAGGTCACCGCAGAGGATGACGCGGAGCCCGCGCGGCTCAAGGGCTCGCTGCGGATTCTGGATGTGCTGACGGCGGCCGTCGCGGACCGGCAGCGGGTGCCCGAAAACCCGCTGCCGATTCAACTGGCCGATGTCACGGTGCGCATCGATGCCGATATCGCGCAGTGGGCCATCGAGGAGGCACGCGCGAGCAAGCTTCCACACAATGAGGCCCGCACGGTCTTCACCGACGTACTCACCTGGGCACTCACCGAGCGGGCCATCCCGCGCATCGGTAAGGGGTGGCTGACGCGCGAAGATCGCAAGGCCTGGGAGCATCTGCGTGCCGAGCTCCTCGATGAACTCGGGGACCACGAGGGGTTCGCCGCTGCCCTGGACATGCTGTGGCCCATGCTCACGCCGGAGACTTTGTTGTCGGAGCTGTACACCTCGCCGGAGCGATTGCGGGCTGCGGGTGCGGACCCGGTGCTGGCTCGCGGGATCGGTGACGCGTGGACCGTCTCAGATGTTCCGTTGCTCGATGAATTGGTGGATCTGGTGGGCCGGGACAAGGCGGCCGAGGAGGCCGCCGAACGTGAACGCCGGGCCGAAGCCGAGTACGCCGCCGGTGTGCTCGACCTCATGACCGGGCGTGAGGACATGATGGATGACGAGGACCATCTGTTCGCGACCGATCTGCTCGGCGCCGAGGACCTGGCAGAACGATTCACCGAACGTGACACCCGCGACCTGGTCGAACGGGCCTCGGCTGACCGGGACTGGACATACGGCCACATCGTGATCGATGAAGCGCAGGAGCTGTCCGAGATGGACTGGCGAGTGCTGATGCGCCGCTGCCCAAGTCGTTCCTTCACGGTGGTGGGTGATCTGGCTCAACGCCGATCGGTTGCCGGTGTCACGTCGTGGGACGAGACGTTGCGCCCGTACGTGCCCGGACGCTGGCTGTACCGGTCGCTGTCGGTGAATTACCGCACACCCGCCGAGATCATGGCCGTCGCTTCGGCGCTGCTGGCCGAGTTCTCGCCCGGTGTCCAACCGCCCGAATCCGTGCGTTCCTGCGGCACACTGCCCTGGTCGCGGCAACTCGCCGAGCAGGAATTGTCCACAGCCATAGAAGAATTCATCCGAGACGAGGAAGGCCGTGAGGGCACCAGTGTGGTGATCGGGCCGCCGGGGGTCCCGGGTACGGTGCCGGCCTCGGAGACCAAGGGGCTGGAGTTCGACGCGGTGCTGGTGGTGGAGCCGGAGCGGATCTTGGCGGATGGTCCGCGTGGTGCCGCCGAGCTCTATGTGGCACTCACCCGTGCCACCCAGCGGCTGGGCGTGCTGCACGTGGCACCGTTGCCGCGGTCTTTCGCCGGTCTGACCGAAAGCACAACCGGCCCAGGTCCGGATCACCGGGTCGTGCCAACGAGTGTGGCCCAATAG
- the pnuC gene encoding nicotinamide riboside transporter PnuC, with protein MDWTELVGSLSGVLFVILAVRQNIWTFPVAIVSSLFYIVVFSRQTLYADAALQIMFIALAVQGWYLWLRGNQDRHGVVVGRTPARAWLPLAVCLVALVAGLYMFLVTFTDSNAPQLDSLITGLSVVSQFMMNRKWIENWILWIVTDAFSVGVYLFKGLNLTAGFYAFLTVMAAVGLWSWRKELRTVATAESV; from the coding sequence GTGGACTGGACCGAGCTCGTTGGCAGCCTGTCCGGTGTGCTGTTCGTCATCCTGGCGGTCCGGCAAAATATTTGGACCTTCCCGGTGGCCATCGTCAGCTCGTTGTTCTACATCGTGGTCTTCAGTCGGCAGACTCTTTACGCCGATGCGGCGCTGCAGATCATGTTCATCGCACTGGCCGTGCAGGGCTGGTATCTCTGGTTGCGCGGGAACCAGGATCGGCACGGAGTCGTGGTGGGGCGGACGCCGGCAAGGGCGTGGCTGCCGTTGGCGGTGTGTCTCGTCGCGCTGGTCGCCGGCCTGTACATGTTTCTGGTTACGTTCACTGATTCCAATGCCCCACAGCTTGATTCGTTGATTACCGGGCTCAGTGTGGTTTCCCAGTTCATGATGAACCGCAAGTGGATCGAGAACTGGATCCTCTGGATCGTCACCGATGCGTTCTCCGTCGGCGTGTACCTGTTCAAGGGGCTGAACCTGACGGCGGGTTTCTACGCGTTTCTGACGGTCATGGCGGCGGTGGGTCTGTGGAGTTGGCGGAAAGAATTGCGCACGGTGGCGACCGCCGAGTCGGTATGA
- a CDS encoding uridine kinase family protein — protein sequence MATPDQQRSFSWLAGLIDNSEPRCGKVRVVAIDGRGAAGKSTFAGRLHTALTGLVSSALVLHTDDFASWDTFFGWWPRLEEQVLAPWSRGEDARYRRYNWETREFGPWEHQPPPAVLLLEGVGAGRAAGADLLSMLIWVQTEQPTRRRRAEARDGEELREFWQLWIDAEEAHFLLDPTAGRADIVVDGDPAVAPRDPERDFMIARGSAPPH from the coding sequence ATGGCGACACCGGACCAGCAGCGGAGCTTCTCCTGGCTGGCCGGGCTCATCGACAACAGCGAGCCGCGCTGCGGCAAGGTGCGTGTGGTCGCGATCGACGGCCGGGGCGCCGCAGGTAAGAGCACATTTGCTGGGCGGTTGCACACCGCGCTGACGGGGTTGGTCTCATCGGCGCTGGTCCTGCACACCGATGACTTCGCGTCCTGGGACACGTTCTTCGGATGGTGGCCGCGGCTCGAAGAGCAGGTGCTGGCGCCGTGGTCGCGGGGCGAAGACGCACGCTATCGACGCTACAACTGGGAGACCCGTGAGTTCGGCCCGTGGGAACACCAACCGCCGCCGGCGGTGCTGCTTCTCGAAGGGGTCGGGGCAGGCCGCGCCGCCGGCGCCGACCTGTTGAGCATGCTGATCTGGGTCCAGACCGAACAGCCAACCCGGCGCCGGCGCGCCGAGGCCCGTGATGGCGAAGAGCTCCGGGAGTTCTGGCAGCTGTGGATCGACGCCGAAGAAGCACACTTTCTGCTAGACCCCACCGCGGGGCGCGCCGACATCGTCGTCGACGGCGACCCCGCCGTGGCGCCGCGGGATCCTGAACGTGACTTCATGATCGCCCGCGGCTCAGCCCCACCGCACTAA
- a CDS encoding family 1 glycosylhydrolase, translating into MKWISAAMASAVVLALGLTACSPRQESSKDDSAWDRGFYWGTATAGYQVEGSAPDSNWRRYVDRTAGKPAESAANPLAAGPVDPYKQADDFRHRYAEDIANAHAMGVNTFRFGLEWSRVMPEPGKWDEKELAYYDSIVATLRENGMTPMITLMHWVYPGWVADSGGFMNNLPAFEEFAKAITKRYAGQGVLWVSVNEPLVFGAMEVRTGAIKPDQFNTFLDKVADAHRAVYRAAHDADPKAKVTTNEAYIPPDVLAQFTGFGVKGIEGSFFDRVAESLDYLGFDYYTGTAADNPATKQSMAARWDIKLQPEDIYYVARHYAQRYPGLPIYVVENGMVTDNGKPRADGVTRSQYLKDTVFWLQRAKADGIPIIGYNYWSLVDNYEWGSYRPRFGLYTVDALNDPVLKRVPTDAVAAYTQITRDAGTAPGYRPVLPAAKCSTTVGQDSCAPLDPKGPTVPLR; encoded by the coding sequence ATGAAGTGGATCAGTGCCGCCATGGCGTCGGCAGTCGTATTGGCATTGGGGTTGACCGCCTGCAGCCCTCGGCAGGAGAGTTCGAAGGACGACTCCGCCTGGGATCGCGGGTTTTACTGGGGAACCGCCACCGCGGGCTACCAGGTGGAGGGGAGTGCGCCCGATAGCAATTGGCGACGCTATGTCGACCGCACCGCGGGTAAGCCGGCCGAGTCTGCGGCAAATCCTCTGGCAGCAGGTCCCGTCGATCCCTACAAACAGGCCGACGATTTCCGGCATCGCTACGCCGAAGACATCGCCAATGCACATGCTATGGGGGTCAACACATTTCGTTTCGGCCTGGAGTGGTCTCGGGTGATGCCCGAGCCGGGCAAGTGGGACGAGAAGGAGCTGGCGTACTACGACTCGATCGTCGCCACCCTGCGTGAAAACGGCATGACACCGATGATCACGCTCATGCACTGGGTGTATCCGGGTTGGGTCGCCGACAGCGGCGGGTTCATGAACAATCTCCCGGCGTTCGAAGAATTCGCGAAGGCGATCACCAAACGTTATGCCGGGCAAGGGGTGTTGTGGGTCAGCGTCAACGAACCGCTGGTCTTCGGGGCCATGGAGGTGCGTACCGGCGCGATCAAACCAGACCAGTTCAATACGTTCCTCGACAAGGTTGCTGACGCACACCGCGCCGTGTACCGCGCCGCGCACGATGCCGATCCCAAAGCAAAGGTGACGACCAACGAGGCCTACATCCCGCCGGATGTACTGGCACAGTTCACAGGATTCGGTGTGAAGGGTATCGAGGGATCGTTCTTCGACAGGGTGGCCGAGAGCCTCGACTACCTGGGATTCGACTATTACACCGGCACCGCGGCTGATAACCCGGCCACAAAGCAAAGCATGGCGGCACGCTGGGATATCAAGCTGCAGCCGGAGGACATCTACTACGTGGCGCGACACTATGCGCAGCGGTACCCGGGGCTGCCCATCTACGTCGTCGAGAACGGGATGGTCACTGACAACGGCAAGCCTCGGGCGGACGGCGTGACGCGCTCGCAGTACCTCAAAGACACCGTGTTCTGGCTGCAGCGGGCTAAGGCGGATGGCATTCCAATCATCGGATACAACTACTGGTCGCTGGTCGACAACTACGAATGGGGAAGCTACCGACCACGTTTCGGCCTGTACACGGTCGACGCGCTGAACGATCCGGTGCTGAAACGCGTACCGACAGATGCGGTCGCGGCGTACACCCAAATCACCAGGGACGCAGGAACAGCGCCGGGATACCGGCCAGTGCTCCCCGCCGCGAAATGCTCCACCACGGTGGGGCAGGACAGCTGCGCCCCGCTGGATCCCAAGGGGCCCACTGTTCCACTGCGTTAG
- a CDS encoding TetR/AcrR family transcriptional regulator, protein MSAVGPSTKRYPKGEAKRQEILSAALTVLERDGEAGASMRVIAKEAGISLAGLMHYFPTRDVLLTEIQRDADAKVEELYGNSIAEIDPGELLAQAMLDKARKPGSGTVYLSLAAAAAVDPAHPAGVYLRDRYEKIRALIADYVRNRQADARVPAHVDPDFVATALIAAADGIQIQWMSDPSIDMGAHMRRVWERLLT, encoded by the coding sequence ATGTCAGCTGTCGGGCCGAGCACCAAGCGGTATCCCAAGGGGGAAGCCAAGCGGCAGGAGATCCTGTCCGCGGCGTTGACGGTGCTGGAGCGAGATGGGGAGGCCGGTGCCTCGATGCGGGTCATCGCCAAGGAGGCCGGCATCAGCCTGGCCGGATTGATGCACTACTTTCCGACGCGCGATGTACTGCTGACCGAGATCCAGCGTGACGCCGACGCCAAAGTAGAAGAGTTGTACGGCAATTCCATTGCGGAGATCGATCCCGGCGAGCTGCTCGCACAGGCCATGCTCGACAAGGCGCGCAAGCCCGGCTCCGGGACGGTGTATCTCTCACTTGCCGCCGCCGCGGCCGTGGACCCCGCACACCCCGCCGGCGTGTACCTGCGGGACCGCTACGAGAAGATACGTGCGCTCATCGCCGACTACGTGCGGAACCGTCAAGCCGACGCTAGGGTTCCCGCGCATGTCGACCCGGATTTCGTCGCTACCGCGCTGATCGCAGCGGCGGACGGCATTCAGATTCAGTGGATGTCGGATCCTTCCATTGACATGGGCGCCCATATGCGTCGGGTGTGGGAGCGGCTCCTGACCTAG
- the tsf gene encoding translation elongation factor Ts codes for MANFTAADVKRLRELTGAGMLDCKNALAESDGDFDKAVEVLRIKGAKDVGKRAERATAEGLVVARDGALVELNSETDFVAKNAEFQALADAIVGAAAAGKIGEVDALLTAKVEDGRTVEQAIADLAAKIGEKLELRRVAFFDGTVEAYLHKRAADLPPAVGVLVEYTGSDEGAAHAVALQIAALKAKYLTREDVPADVVENERRIAEETAKAEGKPEAALSKIVEGRVTGYYKDVVLLDQPSVSDNKKSVKALLDEAGVTVTRFARFEVGQA; via the coding sequence ATGGCGAATTTCACTGCTGCCGATGTGAAGCGGCTCCGGGAACTGACCGGTGCCGGAATGCTCGACTGCAAGAACGCCCTGGCCGAGTCCGACGGTGATTTCGACAAGGCCGTTGAGGTGCTGCGCATCAAGGGCGCCAAGGACGTCGGCAAGCGTGCCGAGCGCGCCACCGCCGAAGGCCTGGTTGTCGCGCGTGACGGTGCACTCGTCGAACTCAACTCGGAGACCGACTTCGTCGCCAAGAACGCCGAGTTCCAGGCTCTCGCTGACGCCATCGTCGGTGCGGCCGCGGCCGGCAAGATCGGCGAGGTCGACGCCCTGCTGACCGCCAAGGTCGAGGACGGCCGGACTGTCGAGCAGGCCATCGCCGACCTGGCAGCCAAGATCGGCGAGAAGCTGGAGCTGCGCCGGGTGGCGTTCTTCGACGGCACCGTCGAGGCCTACCTGCACAAGCGTGCCGCGGACCTGCCGCCGGCCGTGGGTGTGCTGGTCGAGTACACGGGTTCTGACGAGGGCGCCGCGCACGCGGTGGCTCTGCAGATCGCCGCGCTCAAGGCCAAGTACCTGACGCGTGAGGACGTTCCGGCCGATGTGGTCGAGAACGAGCGCCGTATCGCCGAGGAGACCGCCAAGGCTGAGGGCAAGCCCGAGGCCGCGCTGTCCAAGATTGTCGAGGGACGCGTGACTGGCTACTACAAGGATGTCGTGCTGTTGGATCAGCCGTCGGTGTCCGACAACAAGAAGTCCGTCAAGGCTCTGCTTGACGAGGCCGGTGTCACCGTGACCCGCTTTGCGCGGTTCGAGGTCGGCCAGGCCTGA
- the rpsB gene encoding 30S ribosomal protein S2 yields the protein MAVVTMKQLLDSGAHFGHQTRRWNPKMKRFIFTDRNGIYIIDLQQTLTYIDKAYEFVKETVAHGGSVMFVGTKKQAQEPIAEEATRVGMPYVNQRWLGGMLTNFSTVHKRLQRLKELESMEQTGGFEGRTKKEILMLTREKNKLERSLGGIRDMQKVPSAIFVVDTNKEHLAVAEARKLNIPIIAILDTNCDPDVVDYPIPGNDDAIRSAALLTKVVASAIAEGLQARSGLAGGDEKPEAGEPLAEWEQELLASAVATTDEGAAPSAAATETTTEEG from the coding sequence ATGGCTGTTGTGACCATGAAGCAGCTGCTTGACAGCGGCGCGCACTTCGGGCACCAGACCCGACGTTGGAACCCCAAGATGAAGCGGTTCATCTTCACCGACCGCAATGGCATCTACATCATCGACTTGCAGCAGACGCTGACCTACATCGACAAGGCGTACGAGTTCGTCAAGGAGACCGTCGCCCACGGTGGTTCGGTCATGTTCGTCGGCACCAAGAAGCAGGCCCAGGAGCCCATCGCCGAAGAGGCGACCCGCGTCGGCATGCCTTACGTGAACCAGCGCTGGTTGGGCGGCATGCTCACCAACTTCTCCACCGTGCACAAGCGTCTGCAGCGCCTCAAGGAGCTGGAGTCGATGGAGCAGACCGGTGGCTTCGAGGGACGCACCAAGAAGGAAATCCTCATGCTCACGCGTGAGAAGAACAAGCTCGAGCGCAGCCTCGGTGGTATCCGGGACATGCAGAAGGTGCCTTCGGCGATCTTCGTGGTCGACACCAACAAGGAGCACCTGGCTGTCGCCGAGGCCCGCAAGCTGAACATCCCGATCATCGCCATCCTGGACACCAACTGCGATCCCGACGTCGTGGACTACCCGATCCCGGGCAACGACGACGCGATCCGCAGCGCCGCGCTGCTCACCAAGGTCGTCGCTTCCGCGATCGCCGAGGGTTTGCAGGCACGCTCCGGTCTGGCCGGTGGCGATGAGAAGCCTGAGGCTGGCGAGCCGCTGGCCGAGTGGGAGCAGGAACTGCTCGCCTCTGCCGTAGCGACCACCGACGAGGGTGCAGCGCCGTCCGCTGCAGCCACCGAAACCACAACTGAGGAAGGCTAA
- a CDS encoding M23 family metallopeptidase, which yields MILALAVAASPTAATAPSDTGERFGWPLSPRPAVTHPFEKPQQRWNRGHRGVDLAGATAQRVIAAGPGVVVFAGVLAGRPLVSLEHRGGLRTTYEPVTPLVQPGQRVEEGSVIGVLQRGHAGCPTSACLHWGALRGPASSAHYLNPLGLLAATPLRLKPL from the coding sequence CTGATCCTCGCGCTGGCGGTGGCCGCCTCCCCCACGGCGGCTACCGCCCCATCGGACACCGGAGAGCGGTTCGGCTGGCCACTAAGCCCTCGGCCTGCGGTAACGCACCCATTCGAGAAGCCTCAGCAGCGCTGGAATCGCGGCCACCGCGGCGTCGACCTAGCGGGCGCCACCGCTCAGCGGGTCATCGCCGCTGGACCCGGTGTCGTGGTGTTCGCGGGAGTACTCGCGGGACGGCCACTGGTGTCGCTCGAACATCGGGGCGGCCTGCGCACCACCTACGAGCCGGTCACTCCGCTGGTACAGCCTGGGCAGCGAGTCGAGGAAGGTTCGGTGATCGGGGTACTGCAGCGCGGCCACGCGGGCTGCCCCACGTCGGCATGTCTGCATTGGGGGGCTTTGCGCGGGCCCGCGTCGAGTGCGCACTATCTGAACCCGCTCGGGTTGCTGGCGGCGACACCGCTGCGACTCAAACCGCTCTAG